One genomic segment of [Pasteurella] aerogenes includes these proteins:
- a CDS encoding transmembrane protein, whose product MLLYFVIIAFCAGIALATQAAINTQLAAAFAGQSVIAAFISFTTGALLLFLICLWKTDLFVALQEIPKQPWWKIIGGPLGAMVVFTTIFLAPKMGVTNMLFFIIVGQLITAMVIDHFGLLGMAQRPVNLWQIIGVLVIGLGLTLFFFGLNLQSKCNKKRSTHQLEYNFVSTQKPLPNDEYFLPTSYNKRARKDNDFTRTGQKTSRNCQSTGT is encoded by the coding sequence ATGTTACTGTATTTTGTTATTATCGCATTTTGTGCCGGTATCGCGCTGGCAACCCAAGCGGCGATTAATACACAATTGGCTGCGGCGTTTGCCGGTCAATCTGTGATTGCTGCATTTATTTCTTTTACCACCGGCGCCTTGTTGCTATTTTTAATTTGTTTATGGAAAACCGATTTATTTGTCGCCTTACAGGAAATTCCTAAACAACCTTGGTGGAAAATTATCGGCGGTCCGCTTGGTGCCATGGTGGTGTTCACCACGATTTTTCTTGCGCCGAAAATGGGCGTAACCAATATGCTGTTTTTCATTATTGTCGGACAATTGATCACGGCGATGGTAATTGATCATTTCGGCTTGCTCGGTATGGCGCAACGTCCTGTTAACCTTTGGCAAATTATTGGCGTTTTAGTGATTGGCTTGGGGCTGACGCTCTTTTTCTTCGGGCTGAATTTACAATCCAAGTGCAACAAAAAAAGAAGTACTCATCAACTAGAATATAATTTTGTTTCCACACAAAAACCACTTCCAAATGATGAGTACTTCCTACCGACATCTTACAATAAACGAGCGAGAAAAGATAATGATTTTACTCGCACAGGGCAAAAAACAAGCAGAAATTGCCAAAGCACTGGGACGTAG